The window GAACTGGCCCCCTAAACGGCGTACTGGCCTGCCAGATTCCGGCGAGTCCAGAGCGCGAGGAGGATGGGCCTCATGTACGCAGTCATAGAGACTGGCGGAAAGCAGTACAAGGTATCCCCCGGCCAGGTCGTCCGCGTCGAGAAGCTCGACGCAGTGTCCGGTGGGAACGTGGAGTTCGACCGGGTTCTCCTGGTTTCCGGCGACTCAGGGGTCAAGGTCGGGAAGCCCACTGTCGAGGGTGCCCGGGTCACCGGTGTGGTCGTTGACCATGGGAAGGAACGGAAGATCATCGTCTTCAAGTACAAGCCTAAGAAGAACGAGCGGAGGCGGACCGGGCACAGGCAACCTTTCACTCATGTGAGGATCGAGGCAATAGAGGGCTAAGCTGTGATTACCCTGAAGGTAAGACGCAAGAACGGGCACATAATCCGTTTTGAGCTCTGGGGCCATGCGGGATATGCCGAGGCAGGCCAGGACATCGTCTGTGCCGGAGTCTCGGCCCTTGTCATAGCAGCTGCGAATGGGCTGATTACACACGCTGGCGTCTCGCGAATAGTGCGGCAAGGGAACGGGAGGTTCACCTGCCTGGTCCGAGACATTCCGTCCGAGAGGGCCCGTGACATGGCAGATGCGGTCCTCGGCACAATGGTCTCGGGGGTTGCGGCTATAGCGGCCCGTCATCCTGAGAATGTTGTTTTGATAGATTGACCCGGCCGTCTTGGCCGGGCGGGAGGTGCGATACATGGTCGCCATGGATCTTCAGCTGTTTGCACATAAGAAGGGTGTTGGTAGCTCCAGGAACGGACGTGACTCCGCGGCCCAGAGGCTCGGAGTGAAGAAGTTCGGCGGCGAACACGTCACCGCCGGTTCTATCATCGTCCGGCAGCGGGGAACCGCGGTCCGCCCGGGCGCGAACGTTGGCATTGGAAAAGATGACACCCTCTACGCCCTGGTGGAGGGGCGCGTGAAGTTCGAGCGCGCCGGGAAGACCGGCAAGCGCGTTTCCGTCGTCGCCGAGCCCGAGCTCAAGCTGGCCTCGGTCTGAACAGCCACGGAATGGTTCCACCCGGGGTCCCTGCATCAGGCGTACTTGATGCCGGGGCCCCTGTTGCTTCTCAGGGCCCATGCCGAGCTGATGAAAGGAGTGGTGTCGAGTGTCGGGGAGGTTCAGAAGGGCTCCTTCTCCCAGCACATGGTTCCCCGTCGTTGCCGCCGTTGCGGTTCTCCTCCTTGCCCTGATCCCAACGGTTGCCACTTTTGCCACGGAGCGACTCTGGTACATTGACCTGGGCTACCTGGGCGTATTCTGGAAACGGATCGAAGCCCGGCTCATCGCCGCGGTCGCCGCCGCCATTCCGGTTTTCGTATTTGTCCTGGCCAACTTGCTTGCCACACGTGGTCCCGTCAGGAGACAAGAGCACTCTGACGACATCATCGACCTCCACAAGCGACCGGGGCGGCACAGTCTGAGCCGGTTTGCCTTGGCTGTCGGCGCCATCACTGCCGTTCTGACCGGCTTCGCGGCTTCCGCTGCCTGGATGGAGGTCCAGCAGTTCATTCACGCCACGCCCTTCGGGGTGTCTGATCCCATCTTCGGGCGAGATGTAGGTTTCTACGTGTTCCAGCTGCCCCTCATCAGGGTGGTCTACTCCGCAGGCATGGCCATGATCGTCCTGGTGGCTCTCGGGGTTGGGTTCATCTACCTCGCGTCGGGGGCCCTGGTCCGGGCCAGGCCCCAAGCTCAGGTTGTCTTCGGTTCAGGGTTTGAGCGTCCAAGGCACAGACTGGGCTTCAGTCTCGAGCCGGCAGACCCCGGTGCCAAGCTGCACATCTCCATCCTGGTGGCCTTGGGCTTCCTCTGGAGGGCTTTCGGCTACGTGCTCTCCATGTACGGCTTGGTCTATTCC of the Bacillota bacterium genome contains:
- the rplU gene encoding 50S ribosomal protein L21, encoding MYAVIETGGKQYKVSPGQVVRVEKLDAVSGGNVEFDRVLLVSGDSGVKVGKPTVEGARVTGVVVDHGKERKIIVFKYKPKKNERRRTGHRQPFTHVRIEAIEG
- a CDS encoding ribosomal-processing cysteine protease Prp; its protein translation is MITLKVRRKNGHIIRFELWGHAGYAEAGQDIVCAGVSALVIAAANGLITHAGVSRIVRQGNGRFTCLVRDIPSERARDMADAVLGTMVSGVAAIAARHPENVVLID
- the rpmA gene encoding 50S ribosomal protein L27; the encoded protein is MVAMDLQLFAHKKGVGSSRNGRDSAAQRLGVKKFGGEHVTAGSIIVRQRGTAVRPGANVGIGKDDTLYALVEGRVKFERAGKTGKRVSVVAEPELKLASV